A window from Populus trichocarpa isolate Nisqually-1 chromosome 3, P.trichocarpa_v4.1, whole genome shotgun sequence encodes these proteins:
- the LOC7471637 gene encoding uncharacterized protein LOC7471637 isoform X4: MCFMSGSIEMENVLIPENEVGVWQWFFGKAVTSVIFRNPGPSDGFVGIATPSLARILPIDLAKFGGEILCLPDAFLCSINDVKVSNALDHRARNVMPNIEGFLRQKLTGQGLAFILAGGSVAQKVLEVGEVLAVDVSCIVALNTTVNVQIKYNGPVRRAVFGGDNLVTATLTGPGIVFIQSLPFQLFSQRIARAVTSPNMRENPKFFVQIAIFFFLAYVVIVSSLILTDV, translated from the exons ATGTGCTTCATGTCTGGGTCCATTGAAATGGAGAATGTTTTAATCCCTGAAAATGAAGTGGGTGTCTGGCAGTGGTTTTTTGGCAAGGCTGTTACTAGTGTAATCTTCCGTAATCCTGGTCCAAGTGATGGATTTGTTGGAATTGCTACACCTTCTCTTGCAAGAATCCTCCCG ATTGACTTGGCGAAGTTTGGAGGAGAGATTTTATGCCTG CCAGATGCATTCCTTTGCTCCATCAATGATGTGAAGGTCAGCAATGCATTAGATCACAGGGCACGTAATGTCATGCCTAATATAGAG GGGTTTTTGAGGCAGAAGCTAACTGGACAGGGACTTGCATTTATTCTTGCTGGAGGATCTG TTGCACAGAAAGTTCTTGAGGTGGGTGAGGTATTAGCTGTTGACGTGTCTTGCATTGTTGCCCTTAATACCACAGTCAATGTCCAAATCAAATACAATGGGCCAGTGAGACGAGCAGTCTTTGGG GGCGACAATTTAGTAACAGCCACTCTAACAGGACCAGGCATCGTCTTTATCCAAAGTTTGCCCTTTCAACTGTTTTCTCAGCGCATTGCTAG GGCAGTGACATCCCCAAACATGAGAGAGAATCCAAAGTTCTTTGTGCAGATTgcgattttctttttcctggcATATGTTGTGATTGTATCTTCATTAATCTTGACCGATGtttga
- the LOC7471637 gene encoding uncharacterized protein LOC7471637 isoform X3, which translates to MAAPFFSTPFQPYVYQSHQGAVIPFQILGGEAQMVQIMLKPQEKIIAKPGSMCFMSGSIEMENVLIPENEVGVWQWFFGKAVTSVIFRNPGPSDGFVGIATPSLARILPIDLAKFGGEILCLPDAFLCSINDVKVSNALDHRARNVMPNIEGFLRQKLTGQGLAFILAGGSGTDWPFRLISVVWNILAGFSVHSCLFATPTHLFPFCSFLYIVTFLFHFSLLCLIFDCIHFSWMCLLFFLSH; encoded by the exons ATGGCTGCACCTTTCTTCTCTACTCCGTTTCAACCTTACGTTTATCAG AGTCATCAAGGTGCTGTGATACCTTTCCAGATTCTGGGGGGTGAAGCTCAGATGGTCCAG ATAATGTTGAAAccacaagaaaaaattattgcaaaacCAG GTTCTATGTGCTTCATGTCTGGGTCCATTGAAATGGAGAATGTTTTAATCCCTGAAAATGAAGTGGGTGTCTGGCAGTGGTTTTTTGGCAAGGCTGTTACTAGTGTAATCTTCCGTAATCCTGGTCCAAGTGATGGATTTGTTGGAATTGCTACACCTTCTCTTGCAAGAATCCTCCCG ATTGACTTGGCGAAGTTTGGAGGAGAGATTTTATGCCTG CCAGATGCATTCCTTTGCTCCATCAATGATGTGAAGGTCAGCAATGCATTAGATCACAGGGCACGTAATGTCATGCCTAATATAGAG GGGTTTTTGAGGCAGAAGCTAACTGGACAGGGACTTGCATTTATTCTTGCTGGAGGATCTG GAACAGATTGGCCTTTTAGGCTTATCTCTGTGGTTTGGAATATCTTGGCAGGCTTCAGTGTCCACTCATGCTTGTTTGCAACACCCACTCACTTGtttcctttctgttcttttctttatattgtcACTTTCCTCTTCCATTTCTCCCTGTTATGCTTGATCTTTGATTGTATACACTTTTCATGGATGTGTTTACTGTTTTTTCTGTCACACTAA
- the LOC7471637 gene encoding uncharacterized protein LOC7471637 isoform X2 gives MAAPFFSTPFQPYVYQSHQGAVIPFQILGGEAQMVQIMLKPQEKIIAKPGSMCFMSGSIEMENVLIPENEVGVWQWFFGKAVTSVIFRNPGPSDGFVGIATPSLARILPIDLAKFGGEILCLPDAFLCSINDVKVSNALDHRARNVMPNIEGFLRQKLTGQGLAFILAGGSVAQKVLEVGEVLAVDVSCIVALNTTVNVQIKYNGPVRRAVFGGSDIPKHERESKVLCADCDFLFPGICCDCIFINLDRCLNLFFFFFLFFLY, from the exons ATGGCTGCACCTTTCTTCTCTACTCCGTTTCAACCTTACGTTTATCAG AGTCATCAAGGTGCTGTGATACCTTTCCAGATTCTGGGGGGTGAAGCTCAGATGGTCCAG ATAATGTTGAAAccacaagaaaaaattattgcaaaacCAG GTTCTATGTGCTTCATGTCTGGGTCCATTGAAATGGAGAATGTTTTAATCCCTGAAAATGAAGTGGGTGTCTGGCAGTGGTTTTTTGGCAAGGCTGTTACTAGTGTAATCTTCCGTAATCCTGGTCCAAGTGATGGATTTGTTGGAATTGCTACACCTTCTCTTGCAAGAATCCTCCCG ATTGACTTGGCGAAGTTTGGAGGAGAGATTTTATGCCTG CCAGATGCATTCCTTTGCTCCATCAATGATGTGAAGGTCAGCAATGCATTAGATCACAGGGCACGTAATGTCATGCCTAATATAGAG GGGTTTTTGAGGCAGAAGCTAACTGGACAGGGACTTGCATTTATTCTTGCTGGAGGATCTG TTGCACAGAAAGTTCTTGAGGTGGGTGAGGTATTAGCTGTTGACGTGTCTTGCATTGTTGCCCTTAATACCACAGTCAATGTCCAAATCAAATACAATGGGCCAGTGAGACGAGCAGTCTTTGGG GGCAGTGACATCCCCAAACATGAGAGAGAATCCAAAGTTCTTTGTGCAGATTgcgattttctttttcctggcATATGTTGTGATTGTATCTTCATTAATCTTGACCGATGtttgaacctttttttcttctttttccttttttttctttattaa
- the LOC7471637 gene encoding uncharacterized protein LOC7471637 isoform X1: MAAPFFSTPFQPYVYQSHQGAVIPFQILGGEAQMVQIMLKPQEKIIAKPGSMCFMSGSIEMENVLIPENEVGVWQWFFGKAVTSVIFRNPGPSDGFVGIATPSLARILPIDLAKFGGEILCLPDAFLCSINDVKVSNALDHRARNVMPNIEGFLRQKLTGQGLAFILAGGSVAQKVLEVGEVLAVDVSCIVALNTTVNVQIKYNGPVRRAVFGGDNLVTATLTGPGIVFIQSLPFQLFSQRIARAVTSPNMRENPKFFVQIAIFFFLAYVVIVSSLILTDV, encoded by the exons ATGGCTGCACCTTTCTTCTCTACTCCGTTTCAACCTTACGTTTATCAG AGTCATCAAGGTGCTGTGATACCTTTCCAGATTCTGGGGGGTGAAGCTCAGATGGTCCAG ATAATGTTGAAAccacaagaaaaaattattgcaaaacCAG GTTCTATGTGCTTCATGTCTGGGTCCATTGAAATGGAGAATGTTTTAATCCCTGAAAATGAAGTGGGTGTCTGGCAGTGGTTTTTTGGCAAGGCTGTTACTAGTGTAATCTTCCGTAATCCTGGTCCAAGTGATGGATTTGTTGGAATTGCTACACCTTCTCTTGCAAGAATCCTCCCG ATTGACTTGGCGAAGTTTGGAGGAGAGATTTTATGCCTG CCAGATGCATTCCTTTGCTCCATCAATGATGTGAAGGTCAGCAATGCATTAGATCACAGGGCACGTAATGTCATGCCTAATATAGAG GGGTTTTTGAGGCAGAAGCTAACTGGACAGGGACTTGCATTTATTCTTGCTGGAGGATCTG TTGCACAGAAAGTTCTTGAGGTGGGTGAGGTATTAGCTGTTGACGTGTCTTGCATTGTTGCCCTTAATACCACAGTCAATGTCCAAATCAAATACAATGGGCCAGTGAGACGAGCAGTCTTTGGG GGCGACAATTTAGTAACAGCCACTCTAACAGGACCAGGCATCGTCTTTATCCAAAGTTTGCCCTTTCAACTGTTTTCTCAGCGCATTGCTAG GGCAGTGACATCCCCAAACATGAGAGAGAATCCAAAGTTCTTTGTGCAGATTgcgattttctttttcctggcATATGTTGTGATTGTATCTTCATTAATCTTGACCGATGtttga